GGACACCTATTACGGCGACAACGAACTCGGCCTGTGGCTGGTCGCCGACGGCATGGGCGGCCATGCCTGCGGCGAGGTCGCCAGCGCGCTGGCGCGCGAGGCCATCGTCCGCGAGGTGCGCGGCGGCACGCCGCTGGCGCAGGCGATCCGCATCGCCGACGAGGAGATCATCCGCGCCTCGCGCCGGCGCAACGACAGCTTGCCGATGGGTACCACCGTGGTCGCCGCGCGCGTGCAGGGCAACCGTTTCGAGGTGGCCTGGGTCGGCGACAGCCGCGCCTACCTGTGGCGCGACGGCAAGCTGGCCCAGCTCAGCCAGGACCACAGCTACGTGCAGGAACTGATCGCCCAGGGCGCGCTGACCGCCGAACAGGCGCGCGCGCACCCGCACCGCAACGTGGTCACCCA
The Xanthomonas sp. AM6 DNA segment above includes these coding regions:
- a CDS encoding protein phosphatase 2C domain-containing protein translates to MIEFGHLTHVGLRRDLNEDTYYGDNELGLWLVADGMGGHACGEVASALAREAIVREVRGGTPLAQAIRIADEEIIRASRRRNDSLPMGTTVVAARVQGNRFEVAWVGDSRAYLWRDGKLAQLSQDHSYVQELIAQGALTAEQARAHPHRNVVTQALGVTDPLHLNVATMTGELRPGMQLLLCSDGLTEEVDDPGIAATLGHDDCSAQECVDTLVAAALDGGGSDNITAILVRCH